A stretch of the Ictidomys tridecemlineatus isolate mIctTri1 chromosome 5, mIctTri1.hap1, whole genome shotgun sequence genome encodes the following:
- the Nedd8 gene encoding ubiquitin-like protein NEDD8 produces MLIKVKTLTGKEIEIDIEPTDKVERIKERVEEKEGIPPQQQRLIYSGKQMNDEKTAADYKILGGSVLHLVLALRGGDSLRQ; encoded by the exons ACGCTGACTGGAAAGGAAATTGAGATTGATATTGAACCCACAGACAAG GTGGAGCGAATCAAGGAGCGTGTCgaagagaaagagggaattcCCCCACAACAGCAGCGGCTCATCTATAGTGGCAAACAGAT GAATGATGAGAAGACAGCAGCTGATTACAAGATTCTAGGTGGTTCAGTTCTCCACCTGGTGTTGGCTCTGAGAGGAGGAGATAGTCTCAGGCAGTGA
- the Chmp4a gene encoding charged multivesicular body protein 4a produces the protein MMSPRRLKEGLAKAGLLARSEAEVQGTPRGGGGRGEDAMSGLGRLFGRGKKEKGPTPEEAIQKLKETEKILIKKQEFLEQKIQQELQTAKKHGTKNKRAALQALRRKKRLEQQLAQTDGTLSTLEFQREAIENATTNAEVLRTMEVAAQGMKKAYQDMDIDKVDELMADITEQQELAQEISDAISRPVGFGDEVDEDELLEELEELEQEKLAQELLNVGNEEEEPPVKLPSVPSTHLPAGPAPKEDEDEELKQLAEWVS, from the exons ATGATGTCGCCCCGGCGCCTTAAGGAGGGATTGGCCAAGGCCGGCCTACTTGCCAGGAGCGAGGCGGAAGTGCAGGGCACGCCGAGGGGCGGAGGCGGGAGAGGCGAGGACGCAATGAGTGGGCTCGGCAGACTCTTCGGGAGGG ggaagaaggaaaaggggcCAACCCCTGAAGAAGCAATACAGAAACTGAAGGAGACTGAGAAGATACTGATCAAAAAACAGGAGTTTCTGGAACAGAAGATTCAGCAGGAGCTACAAACAGCCAAGAAGCATGGGACCAAGAACAAAAGAG CTGCCCTGCAGGCTTTGCGGAGAAAGAAAAGATTGGAACAGCAGCTGGCACAAACCGATGGAACATTATCCACCCTGGAGTTTCAGCGTGAGGCGATTGAGAATGCCACCACCAATGCAGAAGTGCTTCGTACTATGGAGGTTGCTGCCCAAGGCATGAAAAAAGCCTACCAGGACAT GGACATTGACAAGGTAGATGAATTGATGGCTGATATCACAGAACAACAGGAACTGGCCCAGGAGATCTCAGATGCCATTTCTCGGCCTGTGGGCTTTGGAGATGAAGTGGATGAG GATGAATTATTGGAAGAGCTAGAGGAACTAGAGCAGGAGAAATTGGCCCAGGAGTTGTTAAATGTGGGCAATGAGGAGGAAGAACCCCCAGTCAAATTGCCTAGTGTACCTTCTACACATCTGCCTGCAGGGCCAG CTCCCAAAGAGGATGAAGATGAAGAACTAAAACAGTTGGCTGAGTGGGTATCCTGA
- the Mdp1 gene encoding magnesium-dependent phosphatase 1 isoform X1, whose amino-acid sequence MARLPKLAVFDLDYTLWPFWVDTHVDPPFHKSSDGTVRDSRGQNVRLYPEVPKVLERLQDLGVPVAAASRTGEIEGANQLLELFDLVRYFAHREIYPGSKVTHFERLQQKTGVSFAQMIFFDDEKRNIVDVGKLGVLCIHIQNGMSLQTLAQGLETFTNSQAEH is encoded by the exons ATGGCACGGCTCCCGAAGCTCGCAGTCTTTGATCTGG ATTACACGCTGTGGCCTTTCTGGGTCGACACGCACGTAGACCCCCCATTTCACAAGAGCAG TGATGGAACTGTCCGGGATAGTCGGGGCCAGAACGTTCGGTTGTACCCGGAGGTGCCTAAGGTCCTAGAACGGTTACAGGACCTTGGGGTGCCCGTCGCTGCGGCTTCCCG GACAGGTGAGATAGAAGGGGCGAACCAACTACTGGAGCTCTTTGACCTTGTTAGATATTTTGCTCATCGGGAAATTTATCCGGGCAGCAAAGTCACACACTTTGAGAG GTTGCAGCAGAAGACTGGGGTTTCTTTCGCCCAGATGATATTCTTCGATGATGAGAAGCGAAATATTGTAGATGTTGGTAAACTGG GTGTTCTCTGCATTCATATTCAGAATGGAATGAGTCTTCAAACCCTAGCCCAAGGGTTAGAAACATTCACTAATTCTCAAGCTGAGCACTGA
- the Mdp1 gene encoding magnesium-dependent phosphatase 1 isoform X2, which yields MARLPKLAVFDLDYTLWPFWVDTHVDPPFHKSSDGTVRDSRGQNVRLYPEVPKVLERLQDLGVPVAAASRTGEIEGANQLLELFDLVRYFAHREIYPGSKVTHFERLQQKTGVSFAQMIFFDDEKRNIVDVGKLGMSNEESHLGNEKKVFLRGCSLHSYSEWNESSNPSPRVRNIH from the exons ATGGCACGGCTCCCGAAGCTCGCAGTCTTTGATCTGG ATTACACGCTGTGGCCTTTCTGGGTCGACACGCACGTAGACCCCCCATTTCACAAGAGCAG TGATGGAACTGTCCGGGATAGTCGGGGCCAGAACGTTCGGTTGTACCCGGAGGTGCCTAAGGTCCTAGAACGGTTACAGGACCTTGGGGTGCCCGTCGCTGCGGCTTCCCG GACAGGTGAGATAGAAGGGGCGAACCAACTACTGGAGCTCTTTGACCTTGTTAGATATTTTGCTCATCGGGAAATTTATCCGGGCAGCAAAGTCACACACTTTGAGAG GTTGCAGCAGAAGACTGGGGTTTCTTTCGCCCAGATGATATTCTTCGATGATGAGAAGCGAAATATTGTAGATGTTGGTAAACTGGGTATGAGCAATGAGGAGAGCCATTTGGGGAATGAGAAGAAAGTGTTCCTAAGAGG GTGTTCTCTGCATTCATATTCAGAATGGAATGAGTCTTCAAACCCTAGCCCAAGGGTTAGAAACATTCACTAA
- the Tssk4 gene encoding testis-specific serine/threonine-protein kinase 4, whose translation MKGDTMESAPPTAAYRSVMEEYGYEVGKVIGNGSYGTVYEAYYTKQKVMVAVKIISKKKASEDYLNKFLPREIQVMKVLRHKYLINFYQAIETTSRVYIVLELAQGGDVLEWIQRFGACSEPLAGKWFSQLTLGIAYLHSKGIVHRLTPSLSAASRDLKLENLLLDKRENVKISDFGFSKMVPSNQPMRSSSSYRQVNLFSHLSQTYCGSFAYACPEILLGLPYNPFLSDTWSMGVILYTLVVAHLPFDDTNLKKLLKETQKEVTFPSNCTISQECKNLVVRMLRPATKRATILDILKDPWVVKFQPEQPTYEIRLLEAMCQSPDNSNRRRQSLEVRT comes from the exons ATGAAGGGAGACACCATGGAGTCAGCACCACCCACCGCAGCCTATCGCTCTGTCATGGAAGAGTATGGTTATGAGGTGGGCAAGGTCATTGGCAATGGCTCCTATGGGACTGTGTATGAGGCTTACTACACAAAGCAGAAGGTCATGGTGGCTGTCAAGATCATCTCAAAAAAGAAGGCCTCTGAAGACTATCTTAACAAGTTCTTGCCCCGTGAGATACAG GTAATGAAAGTCTTGCGGCACAAGTACCTCATCAACTTCTATCAGGCCATTGAGACAACATCCCGAGTGTACATCGTTTTGGAGCTGGCTCAAGGTGGTGATGTCCTTGAATGGATCCAGCGCTTTGGGGCCTGCTCTGAGCCCCTTGCTGGCAAGTGGTTCTCCCAGCTGACCCTGGGTATCGCATACCTGCACAGCAAGGGCATCGTGCACCG CCTGACCCCCAGCCTTTCTGCTGCTAGTAGGGATTTAAAGTTGGAGAACCTGTTGCTGGACAAGCGGGAGAATGTGAAGATATCGGACTTCGGCTTCTCCAAGATGGTGCCTTCTAACCAGCCTATGCGTAGTAGCTCTTCTTACCGCCAAGTGAACTTATTTTCCCACCTCAGCCAGACCTACTGTGGCAGCTTTGCTTATGCCTGCCCCGAGATCTTGCTGGGCTTGCCCTACAATCCTTTCCTGTCTGACACCTGGAGCATGGGCGTCATCCTCTACACTCTAGTGGTCGCCCATCTGCCCTTTGATGACACCAATCTCAAGAAGCTGCTGAAAGAGACTCAGAAGGAGGTCACTTTCCCATCTAACTGCACCATCTCCCAGGAGTGCAAG AACCTGGTCGTCCGGATGCTACGCCCAGCTACCAAGCGTGCCACCATCCTGGACATCCTCAAGGATCCCTGGGTGGTCAAATTCCAGCCTGAGCAACCCACATATGAGATCAGGTTACTTGAGGCTATGTGCCAGTCCCCCGACAACAGTAATCGTCGTCGCCAGTCTTTGGAAGTCAGGACCTGA